GAACACCATGGCGACGTTCCGCTCCTGCGGCGCCAGGTCGTTCACCACACGGTCGCCGATGCGTAGCGTGCCGCTGGTAACCTGATCGAGCCCGGCCAAGAGACGCAGTAGCGTCGACTTGCCACAGCCCGACGGCCCCACAAAAACCATCAGTTCCCCATCGGCGATCCGCAGGGTGCAGTCCACGACGGCGCGGGTGCCGTCGGGAAAGACCTTGTCGACGTGCTCGAAATCAACGCTTGCCATCAGGGTTCCGCCCCCTCTTCCTGGCCCTCTTTCACTCGAAGAAATTTTCATCCGCAAGGATCGGCAGCGCCTTCTGCATGATGGGATCCGAGGCGAAGTGTTTCTGGATGGAATGGTCCGTCAGGTAGTTGGCTAACGCAATGAACAGCATCGACTGATCCAACGAAAGATACTTGTAAGCCACCGTCCCGCTCCGCGGGTCCACGGCGTCATAGAATCCATACTCGCCGTAAATCTCATAGCGCTCCGCCAAGCGGCGCAGGTTCGCTATCGCGGCTTCGGGTGCCACGCTCAGCGCCAATGCCGAGGCATACGGCGTGACCGCTCCGGCATCGTAGCCGCGCGCACCCAGAACCTTGGCCCCGTACTCGGAGTAGCCGTCGCCCGCCGGCGTCGCACTCGATGAGATTCCCCAGACGGGATATCCCCGCTCTTCGACTGCATACCGGCGCTGCACGGTGGCTTGCACCGTATCGTTTGCGCCCAGGCTTTTCGGCGCATACTGCGGCTCATCCAGCACGAGGGTCGGCATGAGCGCCTCGAACATACTCCCGCCCCACGATGGAACGTACCGCAACCCCTTCCATTCGAAGTAGCCGGCGGAGACCTCGTGGCCTCTGACCATCTTGCTCGGCGTCCCTTTGGGAACCTGTGTCTGCCATCGGCAAGCCGCGGGAAAGGTGCGCAGCATTTCAAACCAATGCGCTTCCGGCACGTCACCCTTGCCGATGGCGATGAGGCTTCCCAGCCGCGCCTCCGTGTACACCATGCCGTAGTTGTAAGGAGAGCGCGCTCCGGGCTTGACGTAATAGCCGTGGGAGATCTGCTTGGTGGCGCCATCGTAAAAGAAACCGTAATCAGCTGGCGCGATCAGCTTCGTGCACTGCTCGTGGAGTTCCGGGAACGCCATGCGTGTGACCATGAGCCCGGCGGTCAGCCATGACGAGTCCACAAAGGACACGAAGTTGCTCGTCCGCTCCAACGAGGTGGTATCGTAGAAATTGAAGAAGAACCCGCGGTAGGTTTCCAGGCGCTCCAGGCTGTCGAGAACGTGACGGATCTTGTCGATGGCCTGATCGACGGAAACCAGCTGCAGTTCGCGCGCCGCCGCGATGGCGATCAAGTGCAGGCCGATGTTCGTGCCGCTGGTGTAATCACCTACGCGTGCATCCGCGGTGCCGTCGGCCCCGTCGCCCAGACGAACGTTGTCGACCGGCAACCGGTTTTCCCGATCGGTGAGCGCCGCCACTCCTCGCCAGGTGTCCCGGGCAACGCGCCAGGCAAATTCCAGGTCCGCTTGGGGAAGAGAGTTCTTGTCCACCAGCAGCCGCTGAGGCAAAGCGGCCAATCGGTTTCGGACGTAAGGTCGTGCCGCCGCCTCGCCACCAAGGGCGTTTTCCCAAGCCTTCTTCTTGATGGGGATGACGACCTCCAGCGCCCCCGGCGGCACCTGCGGGTGCTGCAACGACTCCTCGTCGATGGGGCAAATGTTTTTCTTCGCACCCCCGGCGCCGGCTCCCGTCAGGGCAGACAGGCTCAGGCAAATCGCGAGGACGCACCAGCTCCGTATCACCGCAGAAAGAATCACGGGCGAGGTTCTACCTCAGAGTGGAGGAGATTTCCTCTCCCATGCGGATCCAGCGCAGGGCGCGCTCGCGATCGGCGCACTCCCAGACCCGGTAATGCAGCTCAGTGGTCATATCGGGGTCGGAGAGCAGGATCTTGCGCTGCCCGGGCGCCAGGGCTGTCGGACCGTCGGCCAGCGCCCGGTCGAGGAGCACACGCCGCGCGGCGCGAATAGAAGGTTTCAACGATCGGCGGCCCCGGAGCAAGGCGCGGTGCAACGCGCTCACGTAGGGATTCACGTGGGCACTGACGAACCCACCAGGCTCGGCTTCGAGGCGTTGCCCGGCAACGTCTTGGGCGGCTCGCAGGTTGTCCTGCACATCGCGCAACTCCGGCGGCAGTGTGGTTTCCTCGGGAATCATGAAAAGCCCTCTCACTCGCGCCCAGTCACCGAAACGCACCCGGCTCGCCAGAACCGAGAGCGGCACCGATACGAGCAGGGCACCGATGATAGGTGTCACCCACCAGAAGTAGTGTGGGTTCAACCAGTGCAGCGCTATCCCCCACGCGCTGGCGAACATGGTGTCGAGCCCATGGTACCGTATCGCTACCCACCAGGCGGTCTCCGCATCCTCCCGCCCTTGCGAGCCCCACGACACCGTATGGCCGAGGAGGTTCTGTACAACGAACCTGCTGTGGAACACCATGCGGATCGGCGCCAGGAGGCTGGAAATAAGGATCTCGAACAAGACGCTGAGCGACAGCCGAAACACGCCGCCGTATGCCTTGGCGTTGCGGCCTTTGCAGACGATCAGGACGATACTCAGCACCTTCGGCAGAAACAAAATCATGCCGGTTACGGCCATGAGGTACAGCGCCCAATCGGGCCGCCAGACCGGCCATTCGGGAAACAGGCTGCGGCCGTGGGGAAAGTATTCGGGTTCCCGCAACGCATTCTCGATGGCCTCGGCCGTGCTCAAGGTCAGAAATGCGAACCACAGCAGCGCCGACACGTACGACAGGACGCCGTTTAGAAAGAGCGCGCGGTGCGCACCGAACAGGCCTTCGGTAAACAGCAGCCGGAGATGTTGCAGGTTGCCCTGGCACCACCGGCGGTCGCGCTTCATCTCTTCCAAGAGCGTCGAAGGCACCTCCTCGTAGCTACCTGGCAGGTCGTAGGCTAGCCAGAGCGTCCACCCGGCACGCCCCATCAGCGCCGCCTCGACGAAATCGTGGCTCATGATCTCGCCACCCAGTGGCGGTTTCCCCGGCAGGCGCGGCAAGGCGCAGTGATCCATGAACGGCGCCACGCGGATGATGGTGTTGTGCCCCCAGTACTGGCCGTCACCGAGCTGCCAGAAATGCAGGCCGGCCGCAAACATCGGCCCGTACACCCGACTGGCGAACTGCTGCACGCGGGCAAAGAGCGAGCGCCGGTTGACCGCGGTCGGCGCGGTCTGGATCATCCCGACGCCTGGATTTCGTTCCATCATCCGCACCAGGCGCACCAGCGTCTCCCCCGCCATCACGCTGTCCGCATCGAGCATGATCATGTAGGGGTACTGCCGACCCCAGCCCCGGCAGAAATCGGCAACGTTGCCGCTCTTGCGCTTCAGGTGCACGCGTCGGCGGCGGTAGAAGATGGTTCCAAATCCATTGACGGACCGGCACCAGTCGGCCCAAGCCTCCTCCTCTTTCACCCAGGTGCCTGGATCACGGGTGTCACTGAGGACGAAGAAGTCGAAGTGCTGTACTGTCCCGGTCCGCTGCAACGACTGGTGGATCGCTTTCAAGCCGGCGAAGACTCGATCGACGGGCTCGTCGCAAATCGGCATGACGATCGCCGTGCGTCCTGCGGGCCGAAACTCGCCTGCTTCTTCCGGGGGTATATTGGTGATCGCAAATCGGCTGTGCCGGCGGAGCAGAGTGAAGAAGCCGAGCAACGCGGTCCAGAACCCGATCGATATCCAGCCAAACAGCGCGCCGAAGAAGAGTACGATGGCGAATTCGAGCCATGTGCTGCCTTGTTGCGGCAACACGTTCAACATGAACCCGCTCGCAATGGTGCTCGGAATGAGAACCAACGTGGAGAGGAGGAAACGGCGCCGGTGGGCCACTCGCGTCCAGGGCAGAGCACGGCGTTGACGGCGCAGGGCCTTGCGTGACGCGCTCGTCCGCTGACCGCGCAAGCGATTGATCACACGGCGCAGG
This sequence is a window from Candidatus Binatia bacterium. Protein-coding genes within it:
- a CDS encoding glucoamylase family protein, yielding MILSAVIRSWCVLAICLSLSALTGAGAGGAKKNICPIDEESLQHPQVPPGALEVVIPIKKKAWENALGGEAAARPYVRNRLAALPQRLLVDKNSLPQADLEFAWRVARDTWRGVAALTDRENRLPVDNVRLGDGADGTADARVGDYTSGTNIGLHLIAIAAARELQLVSVDQAIDKIRHVLDSLERLETYRGFFFNFYDTTSLERTSNFVSFVDSSWLTAGLMVTRMAFPELHEQCTKLIAPADYGFFYDGATKQISHGYYVKPGARSPYNYGMVYTEARLGSLIAIGKGDVPEAHWFEMLRTFPAACRWQTQVPKGTPSKMVRGHEVSAGYFEWKGLRYVPSWGGSMFEALMPTLVLDEPQYAPKSLGANDTVQATVQRRYAVEERGYPVWGISSSATPAGDGYSEYGAKVLGARGYDAGAVTPYASALALSVAPEAAIANLRRLAERYEIYGEYGFYDAVDPRSGTVAYKYLSLDQSMLFIALANYLTDHSIQKHFASDPIMQKALPILADENFFE
- the mdoH gene encoding glucans biosynthesis glucosyltransferase MdoH; protein product: MNEETQTAAAPLLHAEPTGSRHFAVPADRLLQNWKAAYDRAVRYLEALGIQEGERGPLASEAVKRALQHEPWDADSDAVTETLRALRTLLPEQHPARSALWHGRVDEFTAWRLEAYLSERLAARTASQGRPAMSPRNETFSSIPPLTRRAMVPEKIERRVLRRVINRLRGQRTSASRKALRRQRRALPWTRVAHRRRFLLSTLVLIPSTIASGFMLNVLPQQGSTWLEFAIVLFFGALFGWISIGFWTALLGFFTLLRRHSRFAITNIPPEEAGEFRPAGRTAIVMPICDEPVDRVFAGLKAIHQSLQRTGTVQHFDFFVLSDTRDPGTWVKEEEAWADWCRSVNGFGTIFYRRRRVHLKRKSGNVADFCRGWGRQYPYMIMLDADSVMAGETLVRLVRMMERNPGVGMIQTAPTAVNRRSLFARVQQFASRVYGPMFAAGLHFWQLGDGQYWGHNTIIRVAPFMDHCALPRLPGKPPLGGEIMSHDFVEAALMGRAGWTLWLAYDLPGSYEEVPSTLLEEMKRDRRWCQGNLQHLRLLFTEGLFGAHRALFLNGVLSYVSALLWFAFLTLSTAEAIENALREPEYFPHGRSLFPEWPVWRPDWALYLMAVTGMILFLPKVLSIVLIVCKGRNAKAYGGVFRLSLSVLFEILISSLLAPIRMVFHSRFVVQNLLGHTVSWGSQGREDAETAWWVAIRYHGLDTMFASAWGIALHWLNPHYFWWVTPIIGALLVSVPLSVLASRVRFGDWARVRGLFMIPEETTLPPELRDVQDNLRAAQDVAGQRLEAEPGGFVSAHVNPYVSALHRALLRGRRSLKPSIRAARRVLLDRALADGPTALAPGQRKILLSDPDMTTELHYRVWECADRERALRWIRMGEEISSTLR